In Anaerolineales bacterium, the following proteins share a genomic window:
- a CDS encoding V-type ATP synthase subunit D, producing the protein MPQVSIAPTRTNLIRLKKELRFAKEGYEILDRKREALTGELVRVAKEADTLQKEVWALLQTAYDAMEKARLVMGSDHVEWASLAVNKTVDVRLRLRGIMGVAIPQIDARGEPPKLLYSPGDTAAVLDEASNAFREVLVRIPQLSMLTAAVWRLANELKKTQRRVNALQHIFIPQYQHQIEFIVSSLEEREREETFRLKWLKTKMTKPAQAA; encoded by the coding sequence ATGCCTCAAGTTAGCATAGCCCCGACTCGCACGAACCTCATCCGCCTCAAGAAGGAATTACGCTTCGCGAAGGAAGGCTATGAGATCCTCGACCGCAAGCGCGAAGCGTTGACGGGCGAACTCGTGCGCGTGGCAAAAGAAGCGGATACGCTTCAAAAGGAAGTGTGGGCGCTTCTGCAAACCGCGTACGACGCGATGGAAAAAGCGCGTCTCGTGATGGGTTCCGACCACGTGGAATGGGCGTCGCTTGCCGTGAACAAAACGGTTGACGTGCGTTTACGGTTACGCGGCATCATGGGCGTCGCCATCCCACAGATCGACGCGCGCGGCGAACCGCCGAAACTTTTATATAGCCCCGGCGATACCGCCGCCGTGTTAGACGAAGCCAGCAACGCCTTCCGCGAAGTGCTGGTGCGCATCCCTCAACTCTCGATGCTCACCGCCGCAGTGTGGCGGCTTGCCAACGAGTTGAAGAAGACACAGCGGCGTGTGAACGCGTTGCAGCATATCTTCATCCCGCAATACCAGCATCAGATCGAGTTCATTGTCAGTTCGCTGGAAGAGCGCGAGCGCGAAGAAACCTTCCGCCTCAAGTGGTTGAAGACCAAGATGACGAAGCCGGCGCAAGCGGCTTAA
- a CDS encoding UDP-N-acetylmuramoyl-L-alanyl-D-glutamate--2,6-diaminopimelate ligase — protein MNTNPSLRKIFTEIPLPFCMSDVPDVQISGISINSRAVKPGHLFVAMKGGTVDGHTYIQQAIDNGAVAVVGERDVEQIGDLPYVRLTNTRQALTWLAGSFYLWPSRKLTVIGVTGTDGKTTTSNLIYNILLAAGLKAGMISTVNAMIGGETLDTGFHVTTPDAHDVQFYLAKMVEAGLTHVILETTSHAWEQHRVDACDFDIGVVTNITHEHLDQHGSYENYRAAKARLFESLAKTAGKPQGNPRLAVLNRDDSSFEFLANIAGANKADYGLSADAKVRAVEVGNVPSGIHFVAKSKDFSVPVQSKLIGTYNVSNCLAALTATVYGLGIQPEIAAQGIASLEKISGRMERIDMGQNFTVIVDFAHTPNALKSALGAGRALQHPATEITENIEKKNSENSVISVAKSSRVIAVFGSAGLRDKAKRRMMAEIGAELADLCIFTAEDPRVESLAKILDEMAAGATSRGRSEGESFWRIPDRGEAIRFAMSQARRGDVVLVCGKGHEQSLCFGAKEFLWDDRVAVRAALSELLGIEGPQMPYLPTQDMEEEEWLVLK, from the coding sequence ATGAACACGAACCCATCGCTCCGAAAAATTTTTACCGAAATCCCCTTGCCGTTCTGCATGTCCGACGTTCCCGATGTGCAGATCAGCGGCATTTCGATTAACAGCCGCGCGGTCAAGCCCGGTCACCTGTTCGTCGCGATGAAAGGCGGCACAGTTGACGGGCATACCTATATTCAACAAGCGATTGATAACGGGGCGGTCGCGGTCGTGGGGGAGCGGGATGTGGAGCAAATCGGCGACTTGCCCTACGTTCGACTCACAAACACGCGTCAGGCTCTGACGTGGCTGGCTGGTTCATTTTACCTTTGGCCCTCGCGCAAACTAACAGTGATCGGCGTGACCGGCACCGACGGCAAAACGACCACCTCCAACCTCATCTACAACATCCTGCTCGCGGCGGGACTCAAAGCCGGGATGATCTCCACGGTCAACGCGATGATCGGCGGCGAAACGCTGGACACCGGCTTCCACGTCACTACCCCGGACGCGCACGATGTTCAGTTTTACCTTGCGAAAATGGTCGAGGCGGGTTTGACCCACGTTATCCTTGAAACCACCTCCCACGCGTGGGAGCAACATCGCGTGGACGCGTGCGACTTTGACATCGGCGTTGTAACGAACATCACGCACGAACATTTGGACCAGCACGGTTCGTACGAAAACTATCGCGCCGCAAAAGCGAGGCTTTTTGAATCTTTGGCAAAAACAGCAGGAAAGCCGCAAGGCAACCCGCGCCTCGCTGTCCTCAACCGCGACGACAGTTCGTTCGAGTTTTTGGCGAACATTGCAGGCGCGAACAAAGCGGATTACGGCTTGAGCGCGGATGCGAAAGTCCGCGCAGTAGAGGTTGGAAACGTGCCATCGGGAATTCATTTTGTTGCAAAGAGCAAAGATTTTTCCGTTCCCGTCCAATCCAAACTTATCGGTACATACAACGTGTCCAATTGCCTCGCCGCGTTGACCGCCACAGTTTATGGCTTAGGCATCCAACCCGAAATTGCCGCGCAAGGTATCGCTTCGCTGGAGAAAATCTCCGGTCGCATGGAACGGATCGACATGGGGCAGAACTTCACCGTCATCGTTGATTTCGCTCACACGCCGAACGCGTTGAAGTCCGCGTTGGGGGCAGGGCGGGCGTTGCAACACCCAGCCACAGAGATCACAGAGAACATCGAGAAAAAAAACTCAGAAAACTCTGTGATCTCTGTGGCTAAAAGCTCGCGCGTGATTGCGGTTTTTGGGTCGGCGGGGTTGCGCGATAAAGCCAAGCGGAGGATGATGGCGGAGATCGGCGCGGAACTCGCGGATTTGTGCATCTTTACCGCTGAGGACCCGCGCGTCGAATCACTGGCGAAAATCCTTGACGAGATGGCGGCAGGCGCAACGTCGAGGGGAAGAAGCGAGGGCGAATCCTTTTGGCGAATCCCAGACCGGGGGGAGGCGATCCGCTTTGCGATGAGTCAAGCGCGACGGGGGGATGTCGTGCTGGTGTGCGGCAAAGGGCACGAACAGTCGTTGTGCTTCGGCGCGAAGGAATTTTTATGGGACGACCGCGTCGCTGTCCGGGCGGCGCTGAGCGAATTACTCGGCATCGAAGGACCGCAGATGCCGTACCTGCCTACTCAAGACATGGAGGAAGAAGAATGGCTGGTTTTGAAGTAA
- a CDS encoding GNAT family protein: protein MAGFEVKPVVLTGKHVRLEPMTLDHVEPLAEIGAGHDFWDFMVYGKIEDVEAMRGWVMDILARAERGTDLPFVAIHLASGRVAGATRYLNIMPNDRGLEVGGTWYGVEFQRTAVNTECKYLLFEHAFETLGAIRVQLKTDSRNERSQRAIERIGGVKEGTLRNHMILPDGVIRDSVYYSILDSEWAAVKKRLEEMMEKRS from the coding sequence ATGGCTGGTTTTGAAGTAAAACCTGTGGTGTTGACCGGCAAACACGTCCGGCTCGAACCGATGACGCTCGATCACGTCGAGCCGCTGGCGGAGATAGGGGCGGGGCACGATTTTTGGGATTTCATGGTGTACGGCAAAATAGAGGATGTGGAGGCTATGCGCGGCTGGGTGATGGATATTCTCGCACGCGCCGAGCGCGGAACCGACCTGCCGTTCGTCGCGATCCATCTCGCTTCGGGGCGCGTGGCGGGCGCGACGCGTTATTTGAACATTATGCCCAACGACCGCGGACTCGAAGTCGGCGGCACGTGGTATGGTGTCGAATTTCAGCGTACGGCGGTCAACACCGAATGCAAATACCTGCTGTTCGAGCATGCGTTCGAGACTCTGGGCGCGATCCGCGTGCAGTTGAAAACCGACTCGCGTAACGAACGTTCGCAACGCGCCATCGAACGAATCGGCGGGGTGAAGGAAGGGACGCTTCGCAATCACATGATCCTGCCGGATGGAGTTATCCGCGATTCGGTGTATTACTCTATTTTGGATTCGGAGTGGGCGGCAGTGAAGAAGCGTTTGGAAGAAATGATGGAGAAGAGATCATAA
- a CDS encoding M20/M25/M40 family metallo-hydrolase — protein MDKKSSRWFDSVYEFTETLLAIPSASPGAEGENRCAEKIAELLAADRDALQSIFWDTGDGRKNIACLLKSRNPNNSGKTTVLMSHFDTVGVDAFGRFGDANLAFRPAELAEAMRTSLKGKRRDASEESSFRVLESDEWMFGRGSVDMKSGVAVNIALMREFARPRDDGTRLIDELAGNLLFLSCPDEETESAGILSAVPELLKLREREGLVYLGVVNTDYTAPRDEDESARFIYSGTIGKLLPSFYILGVRTHVGEVFRGVDAAHIAAELVSRINLNAEWIDAWRGSLGGEEITEVAPPPVALQMRDLKPSYNVETAGDAFVYVNWLTLTMTPEQAMQKMKDTARAALESVREAVDEAYRKFESLGGQAQPPPATTGQVLDYETLLREAEVRWRAANQAGDFSGWVSAKADEFAKTAKDTRDLSRMLIAELVSVAQIGGPAVVVFFSPPYYPSVMPQENELTRAVRSALKEQDQPIQLRGFYPYISDLSCVRLDDGIEVTSVKKNMPLFDLRDAAHALFYALDSAKLNDIRALGCPVVNIGPFGSDAHGLYERVHMPYSFETVPQLIFDTICNTLTAA, from the coding sequence ATGGATAAAAAATCTTCCCGCTGGTTCGATTCGGTTTACGAATTCACAGAAACCTTGCTTGCTATCCCCTCGGCCAGCCCGGGGGCGGAGGGGGAGAACCGTTGTGCGGAAAAGATCGCAGAGTTATTGGCGGCGGATCGCGATGCGCTCCAGTCGATCTTCTGGGATACTGGCGATGGGCGGAAGAATATCGCTTGTTTGTTGAAGAGTCGAAACCCGAATAATTCAGGCAAAACGACCGTTTTGATGAGTCACTTCGACACCGTCGGCGTGGATGCCTTCGGTCGCTTCGGCGATGCGAATCTTGCCTTCCGCCCGGCGGAGTTGGCTGAGGCGATGCGGACCAGCCTGAAGGGGAAACGACGCGACGCGTCCGAGGAGTCCTCGTTTCGGGTGTTGGAATCCGATGAATGGATGTTCGGACGCGGCTCGGTGGATATGAAATCGGGTGTTGCAGTTAACATTGCATTGATGCGCGAGTTTGCGCGCCCGCGCGATGACGGGACGAGATTGATTGACGAACTTGCCGGCAATTTGCTGTTTCTTTCTTGTCCCGACGAAGAGACCGAATCGGCTGGCATCCTTTCGGCTGTTCCCGAATTGTTGAAACTGCGCGAACGGGAAGGTTTGGTCTATCTCGGCGTCGTCAACACGGATTACACCGCGCCGCGTGATGAAGACGAATCCGCGCGCTTCATTTACTCCGGCACGATCGGCAAACTGCTTCCGTCGTTTTACATCCTCGGTGTGCGGACTCACGTGGGCGAAGTGTTTCGCGGGGTGGACGCGGCGCACATCGCGGCGGAGTTGGTCAGCCGCATCAACCTCAACGCCGAATGGATTGACGCGTGGCGAGGTTCGCTCGGTGGGGAGGAAATTACCGAAGTCGCGCCTCCGCCAGTCGCTTTGCAGATGCGCGATCTAAAACCGTCCTACAACGTGGAGACGGCGGGCGACGCGTTCGTTTACGTCAACTGGTTGACGTTGACAATGACGCCCGAACAAGCCATGCAAAAGATGAAAGATACGGCGCGCGCTGCGCTCGAATCGGTACGCGAGGCAGTTGATGAGGCGTATAGGAAATTCGAGTCGCTTGGAGGGCAGGCACAGCCTCCGCCTGCGACGACGGGACAGGTTCTCGACTATGAAACGCTACTCCGCGAGGCGGAAGTCCGTTGGCGCGCGGCGAATCAAGCCGGGGATTTTTCAGGGTGGGTAAGCGCAAAAGCCGACGAGTTTGCCAAAACAGCCAAAGACACTCGCGACTTGAGCCGCATGTTGATCGCGGAACTTGTCAGCGTCGCGCAGATCGGCGGTCCCGCCGTAGTGGTCTTTTTCTCGCCGCCGTATTATCCATCGGTGATGCCGCAAGAGAATGAGTTGACGCGCGCGGTCAGGTCGGCGCTGAAAGAACAAGACCAGCCGATCCAGTTGCGCGGGTTTTACCCGTATATTTCCGATCTGAGTTGTGTGCGGCTGGATGACGGTATCGAAGTTACCTCGGTGAAGAAGAACATGCCGTTATTCGACTTGCGTGACGCGGCGCACGCGCTTTTCTACGCGTTGGATTCGGCGAAGTTGAACGACATCCGCGCGCTGGGTTGCCCGGTCGTCAACATCGGTCCCTTCGGGAGCGACGCGCATGGGTTGTACGAACGCGTGCACATGCCGTATTCGTTCGAGACCGTTCCACAACTTATTTTCGATACGATTTGTAACACGCTTACCGCGGCATGA
- the ald gene encoding alanine dehydrogenase — protein MIIGIPKETRPFEYRVGLSPAGAEILVQNGHQVYVEKDAGSEAGFKDSEYESAGARIVYSGEEVFARADLVLKVARPLKSELDWVKPGAAITGLLHLSAARRDKVETLLEKKITSIAYEQIQLPDGTLPLLRPFSQIGGSMAAQVAARLLQNNWGGKGILLSGVPSVPPAEVLILGSGIVGTYAAQAFIGLGAHVTVIGDDIVSLQKISDRFPGIVTMMSTKRNIERATMYADVVVGAVLVIGERAPILVTRDMLRAMKPRSVLIDVSIDQGGCFETSRPTTHDQPTFVDEGIVHYCVPNMPGVVARTATHAFVNTAMPYLVRLANEGVDAALASDPALEKGVNTHQGRLVHLTLLKER, from the coding sequence ATGATCATCGGCATTCCAAAAGAGACTCGTCCGTTCGAGTATCGCGTGGGGCTTTCGCCTGCCGGGGCTGAGATCCTCGTCCAAAACGGGCATCAGGTATACGTCGAAAAAGACGCGGGCAGTGAGGCTGGATTCAAAGATAGCGAGTACGAATCCGCCGGGGCGCGCATCGTCTATTCGGGAGAGGAAGTCTTCGCCCGCGCCGATCTGGTGTTGAAAGTGGCGCGTCCGTTGAAATCTGAGTTGGACTGGGTCAAGCCTGGCGCGGCGATCACTGGCTTACTGCATCTTTCCGCCGCGCGGCGCGATAAAGTGGAAACCCTGCTTGAAAAAAAGATCACCTCCATCGCGTATGAGCAAATTCAACTGCCCGATGGAACGCTTCCGCTACTGCGGCCGTTCAGCCAGATCGGCGGGAGCATGGCGGCGCAGGTGGCGGCGCGGCTATTGCAAAATAATTGGGGCGGCAAGGGAATTTTGCTCAGCGGCGTGCCGAGTGTCCCGCCCGCCGAAGTTTTGATCCTGGGTTCGGGCATTGTTGGCACGTATGCCGCGCAGGCGTTTATCGGCTTGGGCGCGCACGTAACCGTCATCGGCGACGACATCGTGAGTTTGCAAAAAATTTCCGACCGTTTTCCCGGCATCGTCACGATGATGTCCACTAAGCGTAACATCGAACGCGCAACCATGTATGCGGATGTGGTCGTCGGCGCGGTGCTGGTGATCGGCGAACGCGCTCCGATTCTGGTAACGCGTGACATGCTCCGCGCGATGAAGCCGCGCTCTGTGTTGATAGATGTGAGCATTGACCAAGGCGGCTGTTTTGAAACCTCGCGCCCGACCACGCATGATCAACCCACCTTCGTGGATGAAGGCATCGTTCACTATTGTGTGCCGAATATGCCCGGCGTGGTGGCGCGCACCGCGACGCACGCGTTCGTCAACACTGCCATGCCGTATCTCGTCCGTTTGGCGAACGAAGGCGTTGACGCCGCGCTTGCCAGCGACCCCGCGCTCGAAAAAGGCGTCAACACGCATCAGGGCCGGCTCGTTCATTTGACATTGCTGAAGGAGCGCTAA
- a CDS encoding acetyl-CoA hydrolase/transferase C-terminal domain-containing protein: MDWTKIYESRVTSAQEAVKAVKSGARVFLTGNVSVPRKLLDALVDYAPHLSDVEVCQALTIGPADYVKPELDGHLRVNTMFISANVRRAVQAGQADFTPVLLSEFPLLFKRGILPLEVALIHVSPPDEHGFCSLGVEVGLTKSAAETAKIIIAEVNQQMPRTLGDAFIHVSRLNYIVPVDYPIVEMAMGEEGNPEIVEKIAGYIAELIPDGATMQMGIGAIPDAVLKYLRNKKDLGVHSELFSDGVIELVNEGVLTGARKSLHPGKIIAGFILGTKKLYDWVDDNPLIELHRTEYINDPFIIAQNERMVAINSAIEIDLTGQVCADSIGPKLYSGVGGQLDFIYGASRSKGGVPIIALPSTTTLKDGTLVTRIASMLKQGAGVVTSRNHVRFVVTEYGIADLYGKSIRERAKQLIGIAHPDFRAELEKQAQELHYL, encoded by the coding sequence ATGGATTGGACAAAAATTTACGAGTCACGCGTCACGTCCGCCCAAGAAGCGGTGAAAGCGGTCAAGTCTGGCGCCCGCGTCTTTCTGACGGGCAACGTGTCTGTCCCGCGAAAATTGCTCGATGCGTTGGTGGACTACGCCCCGCATCTTTCCGACGTGGAGGTCTGCCAGGCGCTGACGATCGGTCCCGCCGATTACGTCAAACCCGAACTCGATGGACACTTACGCGTGAACACGATGTTCATCAGCGCCAACGTCCGCCGAGCGGTGCAAGCCGGTCAAGCGGATTTCACCCCGGTTCTTCTTTCGGAATTTCCTCTGCTCTTCAAGCGCGGCATTCTCCCGCTGGAAGTCGCGCTGATCCATGTTTCGCCGCCGGACGAACACGGCTTTTGCAGTTTAGGTGTGGAAGTCGGTCTGACCAAGTCTGCCGCTGAAACCGCGAAGATCATTATCGCCGAAGTGAATCAACAGATGCCGCGCACGCTGGGCGACGCGTTCATTCACGTGAGCCGTTTGAATTACATCGTTCCCGTAGACTATCCCATCGTGGAAATGGCGATGGGAGAAGAAGGCAACCCGGAGATCGTCGAGAAGATCGCGGGCTACATCGCGGAACTCATCCCCGACGGCGCGACTATGCAAATGGGAATCGGCGCCATCCCCGACGCGGTCTTGAAATATCTACGCAACAAGAAAGACCTTGGCGTGCACAGCGAGTTATTTTCGGACGGCGTGATCGAACTCGTCAACGAAGGCGTGTTGACCGGCGCGCGCAAATCCTTGCATCCGGGCAAGATCATCGCGGGCTTCATCCTCGGCACGAAAAAACTGTACGATTGGGTGGACGACAATCCGCTTATCGAGTTGCACCGCACGGAATACATTAACGATCCGTTTATCATCGCGCAGAACGAGCGCATGGTAGCGATCAATTCCGCTATCGAGATAGACCTCACCGGTCAGGTCTGTGCCGACAGCATCGGACCCAAGTTGTACAGCGGCGTAGGCGGGCAGTTGGATTTTATCTACGGCGCGTCGCGGTCGAAGGGCGGAGTCCCCATCATTGCCCTGCCAAGCACGACCACATTGAAAGATGGTACACTCGTGACGCGCATCGCGTCCATGTTGAAGCAAGGCGCGGGTGTGGTGACCAGCCGCAATCACGTCCGATTCGTGGTGACCGAGTACGGCATCGCCGATTTGTACGGCAAATCCATCCGCGAGCGCGCCAAACAGTTGATCGGTATCGCGCATCCCGATTTCCGCGCGGAGTTGGAGAAGCAGGCACAGGAATTGCATTATCTATAA
- the pyk gene encoding pyruvate kinase, with translation MTRNVKIVATVGPASQSEDVLEQLIRAGVNVARLNFSHGTHEQHAESVALIRKVSERLGVPVGILQDLQGPKIRVGELGSVMQLAENEQVFLYATGTTPPNGDGQKIPVDFRQLFDSARPSDRLLLDDGRLALEVVSVKDRNALAAKVIVGGSLSSHKGINLPGIHLRIAGFTEKDEADLAFGISQNVDAVAVSFVRSADDVKKVRYAMERLSNGKRLPMLIAKLEKPEAMDNLDTILDNVDGVMVARGDLGVELPPERVPALQKHIIRAANARAKLVITATQMLESMITNPLPTRAEASDVANAVFDGTDAVMLSAESASGKYPVESVQMMDRIVREAESHFREWGMEQTVSGFEQSDAASMARAAQALANDKNVTAVACFTTQGRTAWLMSKIRPRVPVLAFTPDDETYHRLAFLWGVQPQLVPFANSLEEMLDFVDAELIRSDVVRSGDQVVLVCGYPVGSVRPPNMALLHTVGEH, from the coding sequence ATGACGAGGAATGTAAAGATCGTAGCCACAGTGGGACCTGCCAGCCAGAGCGAAGACGTTCTTGAACAACTGATCCGAGCGGGTGTGAATGTGGCGCGCTTGAATTTTTCGCATGGCACACATGAGCAACACGCCGAGAGTGTCGCGTTGATTCGTAAAGTTTCGGAGCGTCTCGGAGTCCCGGTTGGCATTTTGCAGGACTTGCAAGGACCGAAGATTCGCGTTGGCGAATTGGGCTCTGTAATGCAACTTGCCGAAAATGAGCAAGTATTTTTGTACGCAACGGGGACAACTCCTCCAAACGGTGATGGACAAAAAATCCCTGTGGATTTTCGACAACTTTTCGATTCCGCCCGACCTTCGGATCGGCTCTTGCTCGATGACGGTCGTCTCGCACTTGAAGTGGTTTCCGTCAAGGATCGCAACGCGCTGGCGGCGAAGGTGATCGTCGGCGGTTCGCTGTCGTCGCATAAGGGGATCAATTTACCCGGCATTCACTTGCGAATTGCGGGCTTCACCGAAAAGGATGAAGCCGATCTCGCGTTCGGCATCTCGCAAAACGTGGACGCGGTCGCCGTTTCGTTTGTGCGCAGCGCGGATGACGTGAAGAAAGTCCGCTATGCGATGGAGAGATTGTCGAACGGCAAACGCCTGCCGATGTTGATCGCCAAACTCGAAAAACCTGAAGCGATGGATAACCTCGACACAATTCTCGACAATGTGGACGGCGTGATGGTGGCGCGCGGCGACCTCGGCGTGGAACTTCCGCCGGAGCGCGTGCCGGCTTTGCAAAAACATATCATCCGCGCGGCGAACGCACGCGCCAAATTAGTGATTACCGCGACCCAAATGCTGGAATCTATGATCACGAATCCGCTTCCCACGCGGGCAGAGGCGTCGGATGTCGCGAACGCCGTCTTTGACGGGACTGACGCGGTGATGTTGTCCGCTGAATCCGCTTCGGGGAAATATCCCGTTGAGTCGGTCCAAATGATGGATCGAATCGTGCGCGAAGCCGAGTCGCATTTTAGGGAATGGGGGATGGAGCAAACTGTGAGCGGCTTCGAGCAGAGCGACGCGGCTTCGATGGCGCGCGCCGCGCAAGCGCTGGCGAACGATAAGAACGTCACGGCAGTGGCGTGTTTCACTACGCAAGGGCGAACCGCCTGGCTGATGTCTAAAATTCGGCCGCGTGTGCCTGTGCTGGCTTTCACGCCGGACGATGAGACGTATCATCGGTTGGCGTTTCTATGGGGCGTGCAACCCCAACTTGTCCCGTTTGCGAATTCGCTCGAAGAAATGCTCGATTTCGTGGACGCGGAATTGATCCGTTCAGACGTTGTGCGTTCCGGCGACCAGGTTGTGTTGGTGTGCGGCTATCCCGTTGGTTCTGTGCGTCCGCCGAACATGGCGTTGTTGCATACGGTAGGGGAGCATTAG